The Coffea arabica cultivar ET-39 chromosome 9c, Coffea Arabica ET-39 HiFi, whole genome shotgun sequence nucleotide sequence gtagtatgtttCAAACTTACTgaaacatcttgtagtatgtttttttttttttagtataaacaggaggattcgaacccaagacgtcttccttacactccctcccccgtaccatccaacccaacccaaccctccccctagtatattcaaaataaaaaaaaaacctcatcctgctcatcGTATGCttgtaattaattatgtataatagggacattcttttctagagaaactttcagcagtgagagtgcaagatatatgtcacaataagcattgcatgtgattgatatttgacactaaatgaccagcaatttgtttattgcttaaggagatattttttattcatatatacatttcttcaagattttttaaagttaaacaatgagataaattttcttattttgcatgggaagaagtatgtagttataatgtgtagaaagtaaagatagagataaaagtgaaatatttcaaaagttaaacaaacaccagaaaaatgaagtaagaaaatattttcaacaagctaaccaaacacctgaaaatgatgaaagggaaatgattttcatggaaaattacttccacggaaaatattttcccaaggaaaatattttacttccaaccaaacagacccgaAAACACTTGTGTTTTGGGATAAGAAACACATAGATGATGACATTGTGACATTTTCCTAACCTTTGAGTTTCAATTAATTGTCATGTGAAGCATATGAAGTGCAAGGTCCCCATCAACTCTGAATATGGCTGTAATTGTAAAGTTGCTCATAAGCATCATTGGCCCTCTTCAATTAATaatatgattttaatttttgaattgGGCATAGTCTATGGTAATTAAGTATATTCTTTCAGTCATATAAATCACTCTACAAAACTCGTATACTAAATTAGTTTGTTGATGGTATGGGATTGCACACTGTCGAAATCCAGTGACAAGACTCGGAAATTTTCTTGTGGAAATAAATACTATTGAATTATAGGGAACAATTATCACCCCTTTTAAGTATCGTACTCATGATTGTAATTCAAGGAATTCTTACCACAtcatttaataatttaaatttcTAAGCTCATTTAAGGGTTGATATACCTTTTTATACATCCAACGATGAATTGATATTTAACGGTATAATAACCAAAAGATACTAGGTACCGTGAAACTCTCCTAAATTATAAGGTGATAATACATACTATTAAGTTAGTTGTGAGTTGAATTCCGCGCATATTTGATGgataagaaataaaagaaaaatctcatGCGTTAGTTTCGCGCCAAACCTAAGGTTTGCATTAAGAAATGCATGGGGCAATAAATATAGAAAAATGTGCATTAGATGAAATTTAGGTGTATTATAATTGCCGCTGATCACACTTTAGAAAAATCTTAGCAACACACCAGACAAAACAACTTTTATATTTAATCCCATTAAAGTTttggattaatcttctatacactgacaatttatacacttttattattagatgcatgacacgtaattcgaatttaaatttgaaattcaaattttacaaatGTATCGTGCATTCAATCgtaacagtgtatacactatcagtatatataatatttactcTAAAGTTTTTGGCTCAATTTTTGGTTCCATTTCTGAAGTACTTGATTCTTTATTCACCGTGACCCGAAAATAAGGTATCGACTGAATTGATGGGAGGATAGTGGTAGTACAATAGTTAATCTAGCAAATACGAGGCTAGAATTTGGAACTTTTAATAGGTTAGGCCTTAGGATTGATAGATTATATAAATCTATCGGCACGAGAGATTGATACGGTTAAGGACCTTAGGATAAAAAATCTAGTAGTAGTACTAAAGTTTGACAAATACGTCAAATTCTGACTCCTCGTCAAAAGCCATACGCTGCTATCAGGGTACGCCCAAGCCACATGGCACAACTTCTAGACCTAATGAGGCCACCATTATCTTCAAGACTCTTGGATCTAAATACAGATTTTTTGGGTAAAAAGAGGGAAATGGTTGTGTTAAGTTGATCACCAGCCTCAAAAAGTTTTATAAGGTTTAGTGCTTTCCATCCTTCcaaattaatttgagcagaaaaaGAGGAAAGCAATGTGTTTTTAGTTTAcgagaaaatattttttttatatatcagtgtatataaaatttactcttatAATTAATCTAGAATTGTGACTGAAATAAATGCGAATTGACTGGAGCATTACAACTAATAACCCTTAATTAGTGGAATGAAAACTAAACTCTAGTTAAAACATGTTTACATTTATTGAAACTTAACTTGAGACTGCTAATTTATAGGCGTCAACTTTGACTACTAGACCAACTAGTTAGTTTATgtgaatttttcttgataatATAACTCAAGATTGAAACTTTAAGTTCCATGGGATTAAAATataagtaaatcttatatatacattGTCAGTGCATATATTATCACGATTAGATGCACGATACGTATACAAAATTTGGATTATTGCATTCAATGGTAAacgtgtatacactatcagtgtacaTAAGATTAATCCTTAAAATATATAGCAATTGAGAATAGGTTACATTAGTTGATCCAACAAATATACTACTCTGCGGTTGAAACTATCATGGCCAATCAAAACGGTAAAACTGTACTGTTGTTTTTAATAGTTCCATCTAATTGCGGGTAAGTCAAAATCCATTCTTTTGTGCAAACCCCATTTTTTGCTGTGCATGATTAATGTAGCTAGGATTAATTTGAAACGTATTTGTAGATATTTTGAATTACGTTATGATTGATCACAAAATTTAAAAGGAACTTCTTAGGATCACGAAAAATGTCACTGCCTATGTGATTAATTCTTTCCTATaaaaacatacaaaaaaaaaaacatgcataTTGTGATTAGGGACATAATACAATAAACATTGTTGAGAAGGTTTTGATTCAGTAACTAAAgttgaaattttagaaattagAATTACTGTATTCAAATCTTCCTAACCGCTCCTTGTTTCTTAATTCTCGCTCCTCCCCTacttcaaaaaaataataataataaaaggttTGTCAAAATCACATATTTTGGCACAAATTACCGGGTGAGAAATGACATTAATTGGTAGTTAAAATTTCTCACATTGTGCATATGAATCTATCTTTCAACGAAAAAATTAGAATTAAATTACTAATCCTGAATCTCAGGTGTTtacctcaaaagccggcaattCCTGTGAAACCAGGTGTATATAAATCTATCACTATATAGATACCAGGTGTATATAAATCTATCACTATATAGATATTCATACCCCGATATAAATATTTCATAAATTTACCGTAGGCATGTCATATCAAATAATGATGTAAAATCATTTAGGCAAACACTTTCATTTTTACTTGCCGGTAACTTTTAGTTATACCTAAAGTAGCTTTAAGTAGATATGTTGAAAGTTCATTCTTCACTTGTCACTTCCACCGTTCCACGTATAAAATTGGGCAAAAAAAACCAATCATCTTATTTAAATGTgacaaagtaaagaaaataatgcaGACAATAAAGACGTTGGGTTACAGTCAAAGCGGGCCATATCCAGAAAATGATGATATAGGCCTTTTTGTCTAGATTTATGGTAGGCCCATTTGTTTCCAACGTTCCACTTCTTTATCCCCGTGGCGACCCAGTCCGGACAAAGGCTTCTAGACCTTAATCATATACTAGTAATTTAtttctcttttaaaaaaaaaaaattttttttcagcATTAGGATTTAAAAAGCAGGGATAGGGAAGTAAAATGTGGATTTGAACCCAGAAAGGTAGGATTTAACAAGCAGGGTAAGGGAAGCAAAATGACGATTTGAATCAGAACTTTTACGTGCCGAGACATCAACCTAATAAtttatttctcatattttattatttttgaatcaaaaaatagattttaatcaaaaaagGGAAAGTTATTGGAGCAGCTTTTTCTTTTCGGATACATGTGCAAGAAAGGTGGTTTACATAAGTGCTTGTAATGTTTGCTATTTTGACTAAAACCACATTCTTTATGACCTTATGACTAAAATGGCTAAACGGTcataatcttttattttttctttaaaaaaaaattaggcacTATGCTCTAGCCTCTAGGAGGTATATTTGTGTGTAATTAACAACATAAATGTGTAAAATGTTACATAATAGAACAAACAACATGcacaaaatgaaaaaggaaatattATTTGTATTTATGTCACTTTCTTGCCAAATTATTTAACCgaagtacatatatatatatatatatatatatatatatatatattgcatgaTACATTTGCTATTCTATTGCTTATATTATTATTGACAAATCATTTCAATATAGCATGTGAATAAGTATTCGTTGATTCTTTAGATATAAATGTGACAAACTTTAGGAATAAATATTTAACTTAAAATCAAAGGCGCTTATATGTAAAAAGTATTTAAGACTCTTTGTTTCCATTCGACATTCCAATAAAAGATTTTTTCCCAACACTTCAGACAATAGGTTCTTGTAATGgtgttcctttttttccttttttttttttttttttaatgtccgGGCATCTTTTGAGACTAATATTAAATACAATAAATCAACGCAAAACTCCCAGTGGCCAAAAAAAGACTTTTAGAGTCTTTCTTGCTGCGAAAAAATCAACTCAAAacttaatttaatactttattttatatatagcTTAAAAAAAGTAACGTAAACATTGAGTTCATATGTTAAAAagcaaaattttcaacttttttttattactaTGTTTAGGGGTTTTTTGGTAAAAGAGAAATGTACTGTAACGATctgatatatgtaaaataaaaaaatatatttatgaaaaacgttatttttttattttttattttttgcaaaaACCACCGTCCAAACAAGGAAGCTTTTCCCAATGTGGATTTAGATGCCAATCTTCATACTTGTGGTCCGTGAAGCTCAAGAGTTGGCATTCCTCCTTTGCCCTCCGGGAATCGTTATCCATGGAAAGTTTTTTTCAGACATTGGAAAAGGGTGAGGGGCCAGTGAAATAATTCAAATGCACTTGCATGAGACTAAATGATGTATGAAAAAAGAGAACCATTATCATGAGAAATGCACATGGCCCTATCCTGGGAAAATGCTCATGTTCTTTAGAAAAGGATAAAGGATCAACCGATCCTAGTGTAATCATGAGAATCAGTTGAGATTAGATTCTTAATACGATAGTACTTAATTATCATTTTGGATTCCCATATATACCAAAAATTTCTTGGGATTTGATTTTTAGACATTAAATCTTATTAAGGATAAAACGCATTATTTTGTCGCGAATTTCTTTTCTCATTCTCTACTTTTTCCTTTCCATTCCTCTTCCGAATAACTATTAAAAAGATTTATTTACAATAAATTCATCGAGCTatagatttttttcttttttcttttactcttcTTACTCCTAACTGTCAGAATTCAAATTCTGAATTTAACAGCAAGAATGATTTCAAGAGTTCTTCTCTGACCACTAAACTTACTCCAATGATTCATTGAGTTATAATCTCATATCGATCGTTGCGGTAATTTATTGGCCAAGTAAAAATTTGACTACACCATCCATGAAGATTACATCACAAAAACCTAAAAaagaacaagtttaattccCTTGACAAACTCATTGACCCTAATCTGATTTTAGATACTGTTCTCAGTTTCTTTAGATTGTGTAAATAGCTAATTAATCAAAATCAGCAAATGTGTCAAAATGGGGAATCTAAACACTAAAAATGTAAAGGACATGTACAATTGCCAATACAAATGTGTCAAAATAGTGATGTTCAAAACgtcctttatttatttatttaatcatGTATATCACTTTAAATACAATGTAAGTTTACAATATTTCTTAAAACGATGTACACCATGTGAtctaaattttacatttattttttgACCAATCATAATTGCTACTGCAGCCATCCTCTCCTAATTGACAACATAATATCTTCAATCAAAACCCAAAAGGGCCTTCCAAGTGGAAAGATGGTTTACTAGGCAAAAATTTTCTGTTGGCATTCTTTTAGCTCGAATGCTTAGGAGCAAATATAGAAAAGCCCAGCATGGGACCAAACCAAATCCATGGGTCTAACTTTGGGGTATAATCCAGCCCCAAGCCCACTTTAAGCGATGGCAAGAGTTGTCTTTGCATTTGCTCCATTGTCCTTTTTATCCTTCACACATTGTCCTTTGGGACGTCAAAAGGCTGTCATTTGAAGAAGGGCTCAAATTTGCAGGACACTTGGCAGTAACATATTTTCTGATTAATCAATTAATAATGGATAATTAGAAGTAATCTACCCATCCAAGATAACAGTTGGTACAAATTAAACTTTggagcatagttattaaacccaaccCGGGAAGGAACCCAGCGAAGGGGGTGGGTCAACGGGTTACTAGTTCAACTGGTGGGTGAGTGGTTGAACCGGtgggtcactaaatatatttaaatattatatttcataattttttatataagatatatgatataaattgtaataaCTAATGCCATAGTAAaagctcatttaatttaatttgctataaaataattaattcatataagaatcaattAAATATAAAGTTATTTAGTAATACACCAAACTTtaagtgtaaaattttatctatatttagTGTAATAATGtagcttatttatgaattttaagtgtaaaaaattattaaattaatatttgtctttgaaatgaattatgtaatgtgttatttttgaaattcattttataaattATAGAGTTTGGAGGGtactaatttttattaaaagatttcaaataaatttattttagagaaaaaaaagatagaattgaaaaaacatatatatatatatatatatatatatatatatatatattataataaagaccttttattaacaaattttgGAGCAGCCTAGTGGTAAGCATAcattagtgattggtggaggTCTAAGGTTCGAGCTTTGacaaaagtaataaaatttttcCACCAAAACCGGTTCGTGGACAAAACCGGCCGGGTTTCCGGTTTAGCCCGGTCCGACCGCCAGACCGTTGACTAGCCGTTGCACAAACGATCCAATTTAAGACTCGGTCCGGCCTAATGGCCTGTTCACCGGTTCGACCGCCGGATCGggtcgggtttaataactatgctttGGAGAACTAACCCTTCGAAAAGTTTAATTTTGTCTAAACATGGTCTACTTACAATAATTACGTTACTATACTGACACATGATTACAAGACCAAAATCACAAATTTCTTACAATAATTAATGTTGCTACGCTGACACGTGGTTATTAAAAAAGTCTCCACAATTACAtgagttttgatttttcttaCTCATATGCGGCTTGAATACCTTGTTAAGTAGCTCATCTTGACCAAATTTGAGTCGAACTTTTGACTAAACTACTCATGAGTTTAAGTCGAATAATTTGTTTCAAATACATCACTATTTGAAAAACCTTACAAATTTTATTGAGTGTATGAGCTTACCAAAATATAATTAAACTTAGGGGAAAAAAATGACTACTACTAACATGTAAATTAAGGAGCGAAAAAAGATCAATATATCAACATTTATATTAATTGAGGgcgcaaataataaaaaaaaaacttacactTTTTAGGAAGATAAGTGACAGGTAAGAAGTTGCCAACGAaactttggttttttttttttttttttaagtgtaagCAGGAGGATTCGAAAAAAAACTTTGGTTAAATAGCTAGGCTTGAGACCTCAAAAATCATAAATCTTGAGTTTAAATTGTTATTTCCTCTACTGCCTTTCTTAAATCTCACCCTTTTGCTAATGTTTTTGGATAGTTAAGTTAtaccaaataatatttcgtttgTATCATAAACACGTTTTTCAATTCACCATTTTATATTtctaattacctttttatctcacatacattgtATCGCAAATAGTGTTAcggtaattatttcaaataatattctatccaaacattttaatttatttattgaccACAAATAGTAGATCTGAATTTAGTCCAACCcttttttgggataattgcaaaaacctcccttgaggtttctaatagTTGCACTCACCTTCCAGAGGTTTTGAAAATAGCACAACCTTCCCTAAACTTAAGATTTTGATAGCAGATTTAGCACATGTTATAGAAAAtgccattaaaaaaaatattttgagaagTGAGATAATAATTTTGTTCCATTTGTACCTTTTTTGTCACTTGTGAGGTTAtattagtaaaagaatgaaaagcATTAAAATGTGGAAACAATTAGTAAAACGAAAGAGGATATAAGGGCAAAGAAAATAAGTGCAGTAACTACAATTAAAAGAAGCAACGGATGCACGTTTAGAAATCTAAGGTTTTAAAACATATAAAGTGTACAGCTAACTCCAGAAACTCTTCTTACTAAAGAAGCTTTTTAAATTAAGTTGAGATGAACGATTACTTACCTATTGTCTTTTGATTGCCgcaaatttttaacaaaaaaaaaaatcgctaGATTTTGCCTTGATTTCtactttctttctcctttcatttcatGAATGTTTAAAATAAAGTGAATTCAACCAAAAACACCAGAACTTATTCTCTTATGGAACCTTGCGTGGAGGTTTCTTTCCCCTACATTTTTCTTACTTCTGCTTCTCTTCTATgcaaataatatataatttgGATTGTCCTCTCAAGTGCTATGAATCACAAAATAATGTCATATTAGAGCATCAATTGGTGCGATTTTGTAAGAATACTTACAATGTCTAATCAGGTTAAAAATAACCATTAATCTCGTTTTATTAGTTATCCTGAACTTGTTTAttgtcctaatttttttttgctccaAATTTTTTACTGACGACCTTAAACTCTAAGGGTATATAAGTAAATTTACCCTATCTTACATCAGTTATAGGGCCCAAATTCATGCTAGGGGAGATTAGTGCTATTTtaaaaaccttaggggaggtttctgtaattattcctttttttttttttttcaattttttcaatggTGAAATCAGCTCAAAATtgcaaaaagaaggaagaagagtAAAAAGGAAACGTGGGCAGTGAGATGAGATGAAGAGAGCGCCATTTTCTTATCCTTTCAAATCTATCCCAGGGAGTCAAATGACCCATCAAGAACAGCACCGTATATCAGAAAAGCAAGCAGAAGCAAGAGAGGAAGATTTTTATTGACAGCCCAACAATGGCATCATCCTCAGTTCTTCCATTTTCGTCATCATTCCGAAGTTGGTTCCATCCTTGTTTGGCATCAAAAATTACCTTCACCAGAAGAACAAATTCCTTATCCATTGTCACTCGCTCTAGTCTCTCTGACAACTCTGCTCTCCTCCAAGCAGCCAAGCACACCGTAACTCACTCTCGCACCCTACTATATTCTACTCCCTTTTGAGCATATCATATCGCTAATTTTGTACTTTCTTGCATTTTcactttgtttttgtttcttggttATCTTCAAAGATTGTTGTTAATTGCAGGTTGTTTTGAAAAAATCTTTAATTAATTGGTTGAAAACCTTTCAAAAACCGAACTTTCAGGTGTTTAAGACTAATTCTTTTGATCTATTAAGGTGGTCTATAGAATTTTCAGCTGAACTAGTAGTCAGATTGCAACTTTGGTTGATCAATTTTGATATTGGTTCTATAGGAATATTTTGTAAAGGAAGAATTGATGTTTTTACAGGCTATAAGGTTTTTCAACGCATTGAATGTTATGCATGAAGCTCATTCCGGTTGCAATTGCCGAGTGCAATGTTGCTGTATCGAAACTTCAAATGTATGCACAAGCACAATAAGTGTAATTCAACAACAATTGTTGTGGGACGTTTTTGGAAGTTGTATTCACTGCCTTTAAttcagaaaagaaaacaagaaagggtGTGTGTGTGAATACAATTTGGACTTATACTGATGAAAATATAACTCAGGCTGTAATTTTTGATGGTGTTGAAGAAGTAGACTAGCTCAGGAAGGATGTGGCATGTTCTTTGATGCAATTCAGTCCAATTTCTTCTGTCAAATAAAGTGGACACATAGGAGGAAATGGTTTACGAGAACTGATGACAAATTCTCGCAATTACACTTGATTTGTGTAGTTAATACCAAGTTCTGTTTTATCTTCAGGTGGATTCTTATGTCAAAAGTGGTATGGTGGTTGGATTTGGAGCTGGTCATGCTTCTGATTTGGCCATACATTACTTGGGTCAGCAACTTAAGGCTGGTGCACTAAAAGATATAGTTGGCACACCCACGTAAATCAaattctttaattcttttagtATCATCTTAGTGGTTAGTCATATGCATGAGCCtctgttttgaattttgtacgATTGGGGGATCAGGaggagttttttttattttggttggggggggggggcagcTGCCTCTACCAAtatacatttgaaaatttttgctgTCAGAAAGTTTTACATTTTCCCTGCTTTAAGAATACCTTTGCATCTATTTTTCAATTAGCTTATCTTCATGGGTGGATCATATAGTTTTAACTGTGTTTCCATTTGTTAAATAGGAGTGACTTTTGTACTCATTTCACTCCAATAAATTCAGTTATACTTCCTTTTAAATTCCAATTGCTCGCCTAATTCAATAGATAAACAGTCAAACTACGCAATTCTGATTAATTCCAGCAAACAAGTAAAAGAGCAAAATAAGCTtaggacccaaaaaaaaaaaaaaaaaaaagaaacttctGAAATGAAACATGTATCTTTTGCTCCCAATTAGGTTGCTAATCTTCAAATTGTGCCCAGTTGAAGCTTGAGCAGAGATATGATCTTTAatcttatttttccttttttgctaATTGTATTAGGCACTTGCTCAATATCTTTTTGTTCTTTAAACAAGTCCGCCCTGCCCCTCGTCTCAAATCTTGGCTGATAGCATCTTTTCTTTGCAAAATTGCTTTAgaattatctaaaaaattaattgaCAAGAACAATTGTTCCCATTAAATTaagttggttttggaaactcttGCTTCTTCTAGCTGATTGTGTCTTGGAGCAAATAAGATCATATATATCCTGCAAATGTTGTATAAGTGTTTTTAAACATGTTACTGTTATCAAAAGATGAGTTGTCATGGTAATCACAGtctttgtttcctttcttttaagTTCTaagttaacaacttcaattgcTTTAAAGTCACTCTGTCCACTGTAAAAGTGGGAACCTTTGATTGAGCAGATTTACTCTTCCCTTAGAATTAATCAGCAGCTTTGTGATGCAGATGTGTTGGTAGTGCAAGTGTGGCAGCCAAGGTAGGCATTCCCTTGGAACAATATGAGGGAAGCTCAAAAGTATGAACCATTTTCTTATCATTGATTCTGCATTTGTATTCTTTCTGGGGCTTGTGGATTTGTTACCGAGCTCTCTACTAATTgcatggaaaaaaaaagcacCCTTAGATCTTTTTTAGtggttttgtgaatctgttaaATCTTTTACCTtttgaattgatgaaattatagTATAGATAGGAAATTTTATGATTACTTTTGGACTGTGGAATAGAAAGGGAACAACATGTTAGGTTGCACTTTACAGTAATAATGAACTGTAGGCCCAAATTCTGCTTGTTTGCTGTTCCATACTATTTTGCATTTTAATATATTAAATGtcgtgggaaaaaaaaatcttaaatgaTGTATAACAAAATTTTTGGCTTTCTGTATAGTAGATTGATGTAGCATTTAGTGATGCTGATGTTATAGAGGAGGTGACACTTTCTGCCATTATAGGGCGTCGGAAAATGATGGGAGAGGAGTCAATTATTCAAGAAAAGGTCAGTCAGTTTAAGTAAGTTTATTCATGTAAATATATAGTACTAGTCTCAGTTTGAAAAGcatagaaaagaaagaatgaagcACAAATGCTGCGGTTAACCACGCATCAAATTTTGTTCTGGAAGTTTATCATTTCAACTCTATAGATCTCTCTTTGAGATTTCCTTCTTGCTA carries:
- the LOC113707851 gene encoding probable ribose-5-phosphate isomerase 4, chloroplastic isoform X5 — translated: MASSSVLPFSSSFRSWFHPCLASKITFTRRTNSLSIVTRSSLSDNSALLQAAKHTVDSYVKSGMVVGFGAGHASDLAIHYLGQQLKAGALKDIVGTPTCVGSASVAAKIDVAFSDADVIEEVTLSAIIGRRKMMGEESIIQEKTILGAAEKLVFIVTEKQYRSDLDGSIPVLIQSFNWMETAEEIDDLFLGDAEVWRRPSVGYAGPLGGDFPMVTKEGHNVLDVIFTSPIIILADVANCLEQVDGVVEHGIICRIPCTAVIASENGLRIIDNNLILEAGRA
- the LOC113707851 gene encoding probable ribose-5-phosphate isomerase 4, chloroplastic isoform X3 → MASSSVLPFSSSFRSWFHPCLASKITFTRRTNSLSIVTRSSLSDNSALLQAAKHTVDSYVKSGMVVGFGAGHASDLAIHYLGQQLKAGALKDIVGTPTCVGSASVAAKVGIPLEQYEGSSKIDVAFSDADVIEEVTLSAIIGRRKMMGEESIIQEKTILGAAEKLVFIVTEKQYRSDLDGSIPVLIQSFNWMETAEEIDDLFLGDAEVWRRPSVGYAGPLGGDFPMVTKEGHNVLDVIFTSPIIILADVANCLEQVDGVVEHGIICRIPCTAVIASENGLRIIDNNLILEAGRA
- the LOC113707851 gene encoding probable ribose-5-phosphate isomerase 4, chloroplastic isoform X1; the encoded protein is MASSSVLPFSSSFRSWFHPCLASKITFTRRTNSLSIVTRSSLSDNSALLQAAKHTVDSYVKSGMVVGFGAGHASDLAIHYLGQQLKAGALKDIVGTPTCVGSASVAAKVGIPLEQYEGSSKIDVAFSDADVIEEVTLSAIIGRRKMMGEESIIQEKVSQFNLISCVRCSGYLSLQTILGAAEKLVFIVTEKQYRSDLDGSIPVLIQSFNWMETAEEIDDLFLGDAEVWRRPSVGYAGPLGGDFPMVTKEGHNVLDVIFTSPIIILADVANCLEQVDGVVEHGIICRIPCTAVIASENGLRIIDNNLILEAGRA
- the LOC113707851 gene encoding probable ribose-5-phosphate isomerase 4, chloroplastic isoform X4; its protein translation is MASSSVLPFSSSFRSWFHPCLASKITFTRRTNSLSIVTRSSLSDNSALLQAAKHTVDSYVKSGMVVGFGAGHASDLAIHYLGQQLKAGALKDIVGTPTCVGSASVAAKVGIPLEQYEGSSKIDVAFSDADVIEEVTLSAIIGRRKMMGEESIIQEKVSQFNLISCVRCSGYLSLQTILGAAEKLVFIVTEKQYRSDLDGSIPVLIQSFNWMETAEEIDDLFLGDAEVWRRPSVGYAGPLGGDFPMVTKEGHNVLDVIFTSPIIILGVLQSLLLRTGCALSTTI
- the LOC113707851 gene encoding probable ribose-5-phosphate isomerase 4, chloroplastic isoform X6; translation: MASSSVLPFSSSFRSWFHPCLASKITFTRRTNSLSIVTRSSLSDNSALLQAAKHTVDSYVKSGMVVGFGAGHASDLAIHYLGQQLKAGALKDIVGTPTCVGSASVAAKVGIPLEQYEGSSKIDVAFSDADVIEEVTLSAIIGRRKMMGEESIIQEKVSQFNLISCVRCSGYLSLQTILGAAEKLVFIVTEKQYRSDLDGSIPVLIQSFNWMETAEEIDDLFLGDAEVWRRPSVGYAGPLGGDFPMVTKEGHNVLDVYCSHCF